One segment of Ricinus communis isolate WT05 ecotype wild-type chromosome 8, ASM1957865v1, whole genome shotgun sequence DNA contains the following:
- the LOC112535252 gene encoding ankyrin repeat-containing protein ITN1, which produces MSVANLSTSVETDQLMILCKVSLRGDVPALEALLQEDELILDRASVTCFHETPLHIAAMLGHLHFARALLSRKPKLSNELDSHRRLPLHLASAEGYLDIVKELLDASPDACSARDQEGRIPLHLAAIKGRIDIMKELLRICPDSMTEKLDHGKTILHLCVEYNRLEALKLLVETARDDEFVNASDDNGNTILHLSAILKQVETTKYLLLETSIKTNANALNRNGFTALDAVEHSPKDSKGLEIQIILLEAGVHRNRVLNNLPSTLSSSSAAAANGCYFIRKCKIMDRYFINVGKRLEEARGNILVAATVTASITFQAGISPPDIKADGQKDTNLVALPPVAPENFIDGLQYLTRRGSDLTFWYYNTVSLMLSLVLILLMLSGIPFRNKFSRIFLVVVMCFTVLYISQAYFFAAALHFPEQYQWHSAAGLSLLVIALTVPLLFYSIILLHVVASLIYLVRMIWKFICRLSQNALRFIRSVFCSWHNSSYSVQDKKVHRFWCKIRNKNRELQDQQTTTSGEQINSLI; this is translated from the exons ATGTCTGTAGCAAACCTGAGCACCTCAGTCGAAACCGACCAGCTGATGATTCTTTGCAAAGTATCATTGAGAGGGGATGTGCCTGCCTTAGAAGCATTGCTTCAAGAAGATGAGCTCATTCTTGATAGGGCCTCAGTTACATGCTTCCATGAAACTCCCTTACACATAGCTGCAATGCTTGGTCACCTCCATTTTGCCCGAGCACTTCTTAGTCGAAAGCCTAAACTTTCCAATGAATTGGACTCTCATCGTCGGTTGCCTCTTCACTTGGCTTCCGCAGAGGGCTATCTCGATATTGTGAAAGAATTGTTAGATGCAAGTCCTGACGCCTGCTCTGCTCGTGATCAAGAAGGCAGAATCCCGCTGCACTTGGCAGCtataaaaggaagaattgaTATTATGAAAGAACTGCTCAGAATTTGTCCAGATTCAATGACCGAGAAACTGGATCATGGAAAGACAATCTTGCACTTGTGTGTAGAATATAACCGGCTGGAAGCTCTAAAGTTATTGGTTGAAACAGCAAGAGATGATGAGTTTGTTAATGCCTCAGATGACAATGGCAACACTATTTTGCACCTTTCTGCAATCCTCAAACAAGTGGAG ACTACAAAATACTTGCTTTTGGAGACGAGCATCAAAACAAACGCAAATGCCTTGAACAGAAATGGTTTTACTGCACTGGATGCTGTAGAGCATAGCCCAAAGGATTCAAAAGGCCTGGAGATACAGATCATTCTTCTTGAAGCTGGTGTTCACAGGAACAGAGTCCTCAATAATCTCCCATCaacattatcatcatcatcagcagcagcagcaaatGGATGCTATTTCATTAGAAAGTGCAAAATCATGGATAGATACTTCATAAATGTTGGCAAGCGGTTGGAAGAGGCACGCGGAAATATACTTGTAGCAGCTACTGTGACAGCTAGTATAACTTTCCAAGCTGGGATAAGCCCACCAGATATTAAAGCTGATGGGCAAAAGGACACAAATTTAGTTGCTCTTCCACCAGTTGCTCCTGAAAATTTTATTGACGGTCTTCAATATTTGACCCGCCGGGGTTCAGATTTAACTTTCTGGTACTACAACACCGTCTCTTTGATGCTCTCCCTTGTATTGATCCTGTTGATGCTTAGTGGAATCCCTTtcagaaataaattttcaagaattttCCTAGTAGTAGTCATGTGCTTCACTGTCCTATACATATCACAAGCCTATTTCTTTGCTGCGGCGTTGCACTTTCCGGAGCAGTATCAGTGGCATAGTGCAGCAGGGCTATCATTGTTGGTAATTGCACTTACAGTTCCTTTATTGTTTTACTCAATAATATTGTTACATGTCGTTGCCTCTCTGATCTACCTGGTTCGGATGATCTGGAAATTTATCTGTAGATTAAGTCAAAACGCATTGCGTTTTATTAGGAGTGTTTTCTGTAGCTGGCATAATTCAAGTTATTCGGTTCAGGATAAGAAGGTTCACAGGTTTTGGTGTAAGATTAGGAACAAGAACAGAGAATTACAGGACCAGCAAACCACAACCTCGGGAGAACAAATTAATAGCTTGATTTAG
- the LOC8284679 gene encoding ankyrin repeat-containing protein BDA1 codes for MEMEDSALLYEAAARGCMTTLNTLIQKDKLILHRVSLTSFTETPLHVSALLGHLCFTITILELNPGLASELDFRQRSPLHLASAEGHTEIVKALLRVRDGACLARDQDGRIPLHLAAMRGRIQVIQELVTACPASVSELLDGDTVLHLCVKYNHLGALKLLVLIMEEEDEIVKENQEGNTILHLSVRLKQSKTIRYLLSLPGIKSRANALNGMGLTALDVLQLGSRDYRTLEIQNLLIEAGARRSKELTSSNFTLMPNSGAKSASSSAAIFPSKSSRKSKSWFSKCMRLLEYDREETRGALMIVATVIATITFQAALNPPGGVWQQNYTNNLGGPACSDTNVCEAGTSVLAYANPEAHITFLTYNSVAFVASLSVIALIVGGFPLRNKFCVWLLAQAIFVTVTFLAFGYLVAIVTVTPSSLRNRLRNLYFKLYWIWIGVLLLASLIEAIRFIAWTVKKLRRCWRKILKAYTRTKGLCLLQRE; via the exons ATGGAGATGGAGGATTCAGCTTTACTTTACGAAGCAGCAGCCAGGGGATGTATGACAACCTTAAACACATTGATCCAAAAAGACAAACTCATTCTTCACAGAGTTTCACTTACCTCTTTCACTGAAACACCTCTACATGTTTCAGCTTTGCTAGGCCATCTTTGTTTTACCATAACTATTCTAGAATTGAATCCTGGGTTGGCATCGGAGCTCGATTTCCGCCAACGCTCTCCGCTTCACTTGGCTTCTGCTGAAGGCCACACTGAGATTGTCAAAGCTCTGTTGCGTGTCAGAGATGGTGCTTGTTTGGCTCGTGATCAAGATGGTAGAATTCCTCTTCATTTAGCTGCCATGAGAGGCAGAATTCAGGTTATTCAAGAATTAGTCACTGCCTGTCCTGCATCGGTTTCGGAACTGCTTGATGGAGACACAGTTTTACACTTGTGTGTCAAGTATAACCATTTGGGGGCTCTGAAGCTCTTAGTATTGATCATGGAGGAAGAAGATGAGATTGTCAAAGAAAATCAGGAGGGAAACACAATCTTGCATTTATCGGTCAGGCTAAAGCAATCCAAG ACTATAAGGTACTTGCTTTCGCTACCAGGAATAAAATCCAGAGCAAATGCCTTGAATGGAATGGGTTTGACTGCCTTGGATGTATTACAGCTGGGCTCCAGGGATTACAGAACTCTAGAAATTCAGAATCTTTTGATTGAAGCTGGTGCTAGAAGATCCAAGGAGCTAACTAGCAGCAATTTCACGCTTATGCCTAATAGTGGAGCAAAAAGTGCTAGTTCTTCTGCTGCTATTTTTCCTAGTAAATCATCGCGAAAATCAAAATCTTGGTTTAGCAAATGCATGAGATTATTAGAATATGACAGGGAAGAAACACGAGGCGCATTGATGATAGTAGCTACTGTAATAGCAACCATTACTTTCCAAGCTGCATTAAACCCTCCTGGTGGTGTGTGGCAacaaaattatacaaataacTTAGGTGGTCCTGCTTGCAGTGACACAAATGTATGTGAAGCTGGTACTTCTGTCTTAGCTTATGCCAATCCAGAAGCCCATATTACTTTCTTGACTTACAATAGCGTTGCATTTGTTGCTTCTCTCAGCGTCATCGCTTTGATTGTTGGAGGATTTCCTCTTCGAAACAAGTTCTGTGTGTGGCTTCTTGCGCAGGCCATTTTCGTCACAGTAACATTCTTGGCGTTCGGATACCTAGTAGCAATTGTTACAGTGACCCCATCAAGTCTTAGAAACAGACTCAGAAACCTTTATTTCAAGTTATATTGGATTTGGATTGGAGTACTTCTATTGGCTTCTCTGATTGAAGCAATTCGTTTTATTGCTTGGACAGTGAAGAAGCTGCGCAGGTGTTGGCGTAAAATCTTGAAAGCATACACGAGAACAAAAGGCTTATGTCTCTTACAGAGGGAATGA
- the LOC8284681 gene encoding uncharacterized protein LOC8284681, which produces MDRYFKNVGKRLEEARGNILVAATVTASITFQAGINPPDIKADGQKDTNLVAVPPVAPENFIDGLQYFTPWGSDYFWYYNTVALMLSLILILLMLSGIPFRNKFSRIFLVIIMCFTVLYISQAYFFAVALHIPEKYLWHSAAGLSLLVIAIIVPLLFYSIILLHVVASLIYLVRMIWKCITRSKVKMNRVWLGVLFIAGMIRFTVKKVHRFWCKIRNKNRELQEQENTTSGVQMNSLI; this is translated from the coding sequence ATGGATAGATACTTCAAAAATGTTGGCAAGCGGTTGGAAGAGGCACGCGGAAATATACTTGTAGCAGCTACTGTGACAGCTAGCATAACTTTCCAAGCTGGGATAAACCCACCAGATATTAAAGCTGATGGGCAAAAGGACACAAATTTAGTTGCTGTTCCACCAGTTGCTCCTGAAAATTTTATTGACGGTCTTCAATATTTTACCCCCTGGGGTTCAGATTATTTCTGGTACTACAACACCGTCGCTTTGATGCTCTCCCTTATATTGATCCTGTTGATGCTTAGTGGAATCCCTTtcagaaataaattttcaagaattttCCTAGTAATAATCATGTGCTTCACTGTCCTATACATATCACAAGCCTATTTCTTTGCTGTGGCGTTGCACATTCCGGAGAAGTATCTGTGGCATAGTGCAGCAGGGCTATCATTGTTGGTAATTGCAATTATAGTTCCTTTATTGTTTTACTCAATTATATTGTTACATGTCGTTGCCTCTCTGATCTACCTGGTTCGGATGATCTGGAAATGTATCACTCGATCAAAAGTCAAAATGAATCGGGTTTGGTTAGGGGTGCTTTTTATAGCTGGCATGATTCGGTTCACAGTGAAGAAGGTTCACAGGTTTTGGTGTAAGATTAGGAACAAGAATAGAGAATTGCAGGAACAGGAAAACACAACCTCGGGAGTACAAATGAATAGCTTGATTTAG